Proteins found in one Methanospirillum hungatei JF-1 genomic segment:
- a CDS encoding permease: MIEIITGALLLGWTTLVAYLSEHVVTCLIPAFFIAGGIAAFVKKDAILKYFSPDAKKSVSYGIASVSGTVLAVCSCTILPMFAGILKKGSGIGPAITFLYAGPAINILAIVYSAKVLGLDIGIARAVSAILLSIVIGLIMAIIFKEHDNEIRANAKKNPRLSSGGEERPKWIIPAFFIFLIAILLVGTSQLDIFIRLLIVYFLSMAVAFLLIYYFSRDEVTEWGYEIWDLTKKIFPILVIGTFALGVLSYFIPPETFKPYIGDNSLLANFTAAVIGAILYMPTLLEVPVIGTTLGYLSGNMAKGPALSLLLTGPSISLPSLLVLTRVMGAKKTGVYAVLVVIFSTLAGFVFGNSGL, translated from the coding sequence ATGATAGAAATAATTACCGGAGCATTACTTCTGGGATGGACAACCCTCGTTGCATATCTCTCCGAGCATGTTGTCACGTGCCTTATCCCGGCTTTTTTTATTGCCGGTGGCATAGCTGCATTTGTCAAAAAGGATGCTATCCTGAAATACTTCAGCCCTGATGCAAAGAAATCGGTGAGTTATGGCATTGCATCGGTATCCGGAACCGTTCTAGCAGTCTGTAGTTGTACCATACTGCCAATGTTTGCCGGAATTCTTAAAAAAGGAAGTGGCATAGGTCCGGCAATCACATTCCTCTATGCCGGTCCGGCAATCAATATCCTTGCAATAGTATATTCGGCGAAAGTCCTTGGTCTTGATATTGGAATTGCCCGTGCTGTCTCTGCCATTCTTCTGTCAATTGTCATCGGCCTTATCATGGCAATAATTTTCAAAGAGCATGATAATGAAATCCGTGCAAATGCAAAAAAGAACCCCCGTCTTTCTTCAGGTGGAGAAGAACGACCCAAATGGATTATCCCGGCATTTTTTATCTTTCTGATTGCAATCCTGTTGGTCGGAACATCTCAACTGGATATCTTTATCCGGCTTCTAATTGTCTACTTCCTCTCCATGGCGGTTGCATTCCTGCTCATCTACTATTTCAGCAGAGATGAGGTAACCGAATGGGGATACGAAATCTGGGATCTGACCAAAAAGATCTTTCCCATCCTCGTTATCGGAACCTTTGCTCTCGGGGTGCTTTCCTACTTTATCCCACCGGAGACATTTAAGCCATACATTGGTGACAATTCTCTCCTGGCAAACTTTACGGCTGCAGTTATCGGAGCAATACTCTACATGCCTACCCTGCTTGAAGTACCGGTGATCGGGACAACTCTTGGCTACCTTTCCGGGAACATGGCAAAAGGACCGGCTCTCTCTCTTCTCCTGACCGGACCATCGATAAGTCTGCCAAGTCTTCTGGTTCTCACCCGGGTTATGGGAGCTAAGAAAACCGGAGTGTATGCTGTTCTGGTCGTTATATTCTCAACCCTCGCCGGATTCGTATTCGGAAACAGTGGGCTCTGA
- a CDS encoding permease translates to MTAINDLFTAGQFFLIITVELVILFIGISFLVGLIREYVPEENIRNVLTSKHRGVGNIFGAFFGALTPFCSCSTIPILVGLLDVGVPFGITYSFLIASPLLNPVIFFLILALFGVVPTLIYTIITFSIAVISGILLERAGYGRYVKAVTLEKGCCCKGEYSENSVHKTQFSRALTFVFTLFRQIVPYLILGAAIGAFIYGFIPEELIVAAAGPDNPLAIPVAAVIGVPMYIRAETIIPISAVLLEKGMGIGAVMALIIGGAGASIPEVTLLASIFEKRLVAAFVVTVLGVAVLAGVLFQVLSNMGILI, encoded by the coding sequence ATGACTGCCATCAATGATCTCTTCACCGCGGGTCAGTTTTTTCTCATTATAACTGTTGAACTGGTTATTTTATTTATCGGGATCAGTTTCCTGGTCGGTCTGATTCGGGAATACGTACCGGAGGAAAATATACGAAATGTTCTGACAAGTAAGCACCGAGGAGTGGGAAATATTTTCGGGGCATTTTTTGGGGCACTTACCCCTTTCTGTTCCTGTTCAACCATCCCTATCCTGGTTGGACTGCTTGATGTCGGGGTTCCATTCGGAATTACATATTCATTCCTTATTGCGTCACCTCTCTTAAATCCGGTCATTTTTTTTCTTATTCTGGCACTCTTTGGCGTTGTGCCAACACTGATCTATACCATTATCACATTTTCTATCGCCGTTATCTCGGGTATCCTCCTCGAACGTGCCGGATATGGCAGGTATGTGAAAGCAGTAACATTGGAGAAGGGATGTTGCTGTAAAGGTGAATATTCCGAAAATTCAGTGCATAAAACCCAGTTTTCCCGGGCACTCACCTTTGTCTTCACCCTATTCAGGCAGATTGTCCCATATCTGATTCTTGGTGCTGCAATAGGAGCCTTTATTTATGGTTTTATTCCAGAGGAACTCATTGTAGCCGCCGCAGGACCTGACAACCCACTTGCAATCCCGGTCGCAGCGGTCATCGGGGTACCGATGTATATCCGGGCTGAAACGATCATCCCCATAAGTGCCGTCCTTCTTGAAAAGGGTATGGGAATCGGTGCGGTGATGGCACTTATTATTGGCGGTGCCGGGGCAAGTATCCCGGAAGTTACGCTTCTTGCCTCTATCTTTGAAAAAAGACTGGTTGCAGCATTCGTGGTCACGGTCCTCGGGGTTGCAGTCCTTGCCGGAGTGTTGTTCCAGGTACTCTCGAATATGGGAATTCTCATCTGA
- a CDS encoding thioredoxin family protein encodes MVHSSSLNQFFSLVFLGLVLAFCIAPVSAAIFSINGSEIDSELLSDLIRSDSSLIGGDLPPGTVIFFWNTHCGGCHMAWDFLDEFIPEHPEMKLLDYDLYNSPENRTIFEQYKTTYHRTHLSVPSMMIGNLTLEGTQDISNHLGEILELQQNMHESQGFLSNFFTLFRNLKLF; translated from the coding sequence ATGGTTCATTCATCATCTCTAAACCAATTTTTTTCCCTTGTCTTTCTGGGACTTGTTCTTGCCTTTTGTATTGCACCGGTATCTGCAGCTATATTTTCGATAAATGGAAGTGAAATTGATTCAGAATTATTATCTGATCTCATACGGTCAGATTCATCCCTGATTGGAGGTGATCTCCCTCCGGGAACAGTTATCTTCTTCTGGAATACTCATTGTGGCGGTTGCCATATGGCATGGGATTTTCTGGATGAGTTCATACCAGAACACCCGGAGATGAAACTATTGGATTATGATCTCTATAACAGCCCGGAAAATCGGACGATATTCGAACAGTATAAAACAACATATCACCGAACCCACCTGTCTGTACCTTCCATGATGATAGGAAATCTTACCCTTGAAGGGACTCAGGATATCAGCAATCACCTGGGAGAAATATTAGAACTTCAGCAGAATATGCATGAAAGTCAAGGATTTTTATCCAATTTTTTTACATTGTTCAGAAATCTCAAACTCTTTTAA
- a CDS encoding nitrophenyl compound nitroreductase subunit ArsF family protein, giving the protein MSNLNARSRKFAFIIIITAVLFLCTAILTCSASETTDGGSSAVEKVEVYHFHLKHQCYSCIRLGELAEQTVNKNFADELESGKLVFGHVTVDDPKDKEITNRYGASGSSLMIGVYTPDGFKAEEDTRVWYKLGNPDEYEAYLKDLIEKRLSGNMN; this is encoded by the coding sequence ATGAGTAATTTAAACGCCAGATCTAGAAAATTTGCCTTTATCATTATTATTACTGCTGTTTTATTTCTCTGTACAGCCATCCTTACCTGTTCAGCATCAGAAACAACAGATGGTGGTTCTTCAGCAGTTGAAAAAGTGGAAGTCTATCATTTTCACTTAAAACACCAGTGTTACAGTTGTATCCGTCTTGGAGAACTTGCAGAACAGACGGTGAATAAAAACTTTGCAGATGAACTTGAATCCGGAAAATTAGTATTTGGCCATGTAACCGTCGATGATCCAAAAGATAAGGAGATAACAAATAGATATGGTGCATCCGGATCATCTCTCATGATTGGGGTATACACTCCTGACGGGTTTAAGGCCGAAGAAGATACCAGAGTCTGGTACAAACTTGGAAATCCTGATGAATATGAAGCATATCTGAAAGACCTGATAGAAAAGAGACTTTCAGGTAATATGAATTAA
- a CDS encoding aromatic aminobenezylarsenical efflux permease ArsG family transporter, whose product MSDLMSFMEAMGSSDIPLVAAFFIGLMMAISPCPLATNITAIAYISRNLSSGKYTLFVGSLYTIGRVLVYVAIAALIVLGGLKVQSISLFLQEYGDLLLGPILLICGILMLEVIPLSMKFEHEGLSELKEKLSKKFLDKGFFGSFLLGILFALSFCPFSAVLFFGMLVPLALSVQDPIGVPLVFGLATGLPVIIFAALLSTGVGRCGAMMNKVQTAEKIFRRAVAVLFIIIGAYYTVQAYLL is encoded by the coding sequence TTGAGCGATCTGATGTCTTTCATGGAAGCGATGGGAAGTAGCGATATTCCTCTTGTAGCTGCCTTTTTCATTGGGCTTATGATGGCGATTAGTCCCTGTCCGCTGGCTACGAATATCACTGCTATCGCCTATATCTCCCGAAATCTCTCATCCGGAAAGTATACCTTATTCGTAGGCTCTCTCTACACAATCGGCCGTGTTCTTGTGTATGTTGCCATTGCAGCACTTATTGTCCTTGGTGGCCTGAAAGTACAGTCCATTTCGCTCTTCCTCCAAGAGTACGGTGATCTCCTGTTAGGACCGATACTCTTGATCTGTGGTATTCTCATGCTCGAAGTAATTCCTCTCAGCATGAAATTTGAGCATGAAGGCCTTTCAGAGCTGAAAGAAAAATTATCAAAAAAATTTTTAGACAAAGGCTTTTTCGGAAGTTTTCTCCTGGGAATTTTGTTTGCACTCAGTTTCTGTCCGTTTAGTGCAGTCCTCTTCTTTGGTATGCTGGTCCCGCTTGCATTAAGCGTTCAGGATCCGATAGGTGTCCCGCTCGTTTTTGGTCTGGCAACCGGTCTTCCTGTTATCATTTTTGCAGCTCTTCTCTCCACCGGTGTTGGCAGATGTGGAGCAATGATGAACAAGGTTCAGACAGCAGAAAAGATATTCCGTCGAGCTGTTGCTGTACTCTTCATTATTATTGGGGCATACTATACAGTACAGGCATATCTTCTGTAA
- a CDS encoding nitrophenyl compound nitroreductase subunit ArsF family protein, which translates to MKQNHLKITGALILCALFLTLFAGCTGTSLDNESSVKNEVPNDAALPDITKVELYHFHGNQQCYSCVLLGDLAEKVVKKNYPDELASGKLVFGHINAEDPANRYLAQKYEVVSSSLMIGVYTKDSFTKQDLVGLWYRLGNEEEYSDYLTGILDPILKGGQS; encoded by the coding sequence ATGAAACAAAATCATCTTAAGATAACCGGAGCACTTATTTTGTGTGCTCTGTTTCTCACTCTCTTCGCAGGATGTACCGGAACCAGTCTGGATAATGAATCGTCGGTGAAAAATGAAGTACCGAATGATGCTGCGTTGCCGGATATTACCAAGGTTGAACTCTACCATTTCCATGGAAATCAGCAGTGTTATTCCTGTGTACTTCTCGGAGACTTAGCAGAGAAAGTAGTAAAAAAGAACTACCCGGATGAACTCGCATCAGGAAAACTAGTATTTGGTCATATCAATGCAGAGGATCCGGCAAACCGCTATCTTGCACAAAAATATGAAGTGGTCTCTTCTTCACTCATGATTGGGGTATACACGAAAGACTCATTTACCAAACAGGATCTGGTTGGTCTCTGGTACAGGCTTGGAAATGAAGAAGAATATTCTGATTACCTGACTGGAATACTGGATCCAATTTTAAAGGGAGGTCAATCTTGA
- a CDS encoding DUF166 family protein: MKIGIVSDGQYGERAFEQIRRRFPTEWILLPYPSSPVVDEIELTIPPCDLYISYLRHPDIAMELIRTGIPALLGINLGPGFIAQAHEFNPAVIGPETMCSVLPNTKFCQVNEYAKVFGRPVFYLVMDGDRIVWCKTIRGSPCGSTDAAASEISGQILDQEALSRFALSICHNCRAPRFGKTCDKEKAGIIHLEELMRALKGVNPKKWEELIQVLEKIGCSFPNE, encoded by the coding sequence TTGAAGATAGGGATAGTCAGTGACGGGCAGTACGGAGAGCGGGCATTTGAGCAGATACGAAGACGATTTCCTACTGAATGGATCCTGCTGCCTTACCCTTCTTCACCAGTAGTCGATGAAATAGAACTTACCATTCCTCCCTGTGATTTGTACATTTCCTATCTCCGGCATCCGGATATCGCCATGGAACTTATCCGGACCGGCATTCCGGCCCTGCTTGGGATAAATCTCGGACCAGGTTTCATTGCTCAGGCACATGAATTCAATCCGGCTGTTATAGGTCCGGAAACGATGTGTTCAGTACTGCCCAATACGAAGTTCTGTCAGGTAAATGAATATGCGAAGGTGTTTGGCAGACCGGTCTTCTACCTGGTGATGGATGGAGATCGCATTGTTTGGTGCAAAACAATCCGGGGATCTCCATGTGGATCAACTGACGCTGCTGCATCTGAAATTTCTGGTCAGATTCTGGACCAGGAGGCATTAAGCAGGTTTGCTCTTTCTATATGTCATAATTGTCGTGCTCCCCGGTTTGGTAAGACCTGTGATAAAGAGAAGGCCGGAATTATTCATCTAGAAGAATTGATGCGGGCTTTGAAAGGGGTGAATCCAAAAAAATGGGAAGAACTGATTCAGGTGCTGGAAAAGATAGGATGCTCTTTTCCTAATGAATAG
- the arsB gene encoding ACR3 family arsenite efflux transporter — MSNTEQAFPNPPHKSKGLGFFEKYLTIWVLICIALGILLGRFAPHGAQYLDGLSIYIGEAPVISIPIALCLFFMMYPIMVKIDFAEVLKAGRNIKPVTLTLFVNWAIKPFSMYIIASFFLGYLFLQFIGPDALDLVKMPFGVDLPVGATYGDGTVVLENGVKMLEIPLWRSYLAGCILLGIAPCTAMVLVWGYLARGNDGHTLVMVAINSLSMLVLYGPLGGFLLGVGQLPVPWEALALSIAIYVALPLICGYLSRILLIKYKGEEWFKTKFMHLLTPVTIIALLVTLILLFSFKGEVILNDPLTILWIAIPLFIQTILIFSLGYILSKAWKFSYEDAAPTAMIGASNHFEVAIATATILFGLSSGAALATVVGVLIEVPTMLTLVNMCLRTRGWFQLRS, encoded by the coding sequence ATGAGTAACACAGAACAGGCATTCCCGAATCCCCCACACAAATCAAAAGGTCTTGGCTTTTTTGAAAAGTATCTCACCATCTGGGTTTTGATCTGTATCGCCCTTGGAATTCTCCTGGGCCGGTTTGCACCACATGGAGCACAGTACCTTGATGGCCTTTCCATTTATATCGGAGAAGCTCCTGTCATATCTATCCCTATTGCCCTCTGTCTGTTTTTTATGATGTATCCCATTATGGTAAAGATCGACTTTGCCGAAGTACTCAAAGCTGGGAGGAATATCAAACCTGTAACTCTGACCCTCTTTGTGAACTGGGCAATTAAACCATTCTCCATGTATATCATTGCCTCATTTTTTCTTGGGTATCTGTTTCTTCAGTTTATCGGTCCAGATGCATTGGATCTTGTGAAGATGCCATTTGGAGTGGATCTTCCTGTTGGGGCCACATACGGAGATGGAACCGTAGTCCTGGAGAATGGGGTAAAGATGCTGGAAATTCCCCTCTGGAGGAGTTACCTTGCTGGGTGTATTCTGCTTGGCATCGCCCCCTGTACGGCAATGGTTCTGGTCTGGGGATATCTGGCGAGAGGAAATGACGGTCATACTTTGGTCATGGTCGCAATAAACTCCCTTTCGATGCTCGTCCTATACGGCCCTCTTGGAGGATTCCTTCTCGGTGTTGGACAGCTCCCGGTGCCATGGGAGGCTTTGGCATTATCAATCGCAATTTATGTTGCTCTTCCCCTTATCTGTGGATATCTATCCCGAATTCTTCTCATCAAATATAAAGGAGAAGAATGGTTTAAGACAAAATTCATGCATCTTCTCACCCCGGTGACTATTATCGCTCTGTTAGTCACATTGATCTTGCTCTTCAGTTTTAAGGGAGAGGTCATCCTGAATGATCCTCTCACGATTCTCTGGATTGCAATTCCACTTTTTATTCAGACAATACTCATCTTTTCTTTAGGATATATCCTTTCAAAAGCATGGAAATTCTCGTATGAAGATGCCGCCCCTACTGCCATGATTGGGGCATCCAACCATTTTGAGGTTGCTATTGCTACGGCAACCATCCTTTTTGGTCTTTCTTCAGGAGCAGCCCTTGCAACGGTGGTCGGAGTGCTTATAGAAGTCCCGACAATGCTTACCCTTGTAAATATGTGTCTTCGGACCAGAGGATGGTTCCAGTTGAGGTCTTAA
- a CDS encoding ArsR/SmtB family transcription factor, whose amino-acid sequence MKKAACSTNCADPAIPPKIPPEVLEPLMTIGGLEGLSNQIMPRNAIMQNVSLFKALSDPFRINILSMLSIQPLCVCIIRELLKISDTRLSYHLKKLSSMGLIEGTSQGNYIIYELTDLGVKALSLCSEEKKKRP is encoded by the coding sequence ATGAAAAAGGCCGCTTGCAGCACGAATTGTGCAGACCCTGCAATACCACCCAAAATACCTCCTGAAGTTCTGGAACCTCTGATGACAATAGGTGGTCTGGAAGGATTATCAAACCAAATCATGCCCAGGAATGCGATTATGCAAAACGTCTCTCTCTTTAAAGCATTATCAGACCCATTTCGGATAAATATCCTCTCCATGCTTTCAATTCAGCCTCTTTGTGTCTGTATTATCAGGGAGTTACTGAAAATATCAGATACCCGGCTTTCATATCATTTGAAAAAATTAAGTTCGATGGGGTTGATTGAAGGAACATCCCAAGGTAACTATATCATTTATGAACTGACTGATCTCGGAGTAAAAGCATTGTCTCTCTGTTCAGAAGAGAAGAAAAAAAGACCTTAA
- a CDS encoding arsenate reductase ArsC: MHKPTVLFICTHNSARSQMAEGYLKNRYGDRYTTYSAGTEVTHVHPLAIEVMDEIGIDISHHRSKPLLEFFDTDIDFVVTVCDGAKSVCPVFPGAKKTIHQGFIDPSSVIGSDEEKLSAFRAVRDEIIRWIDENVKPGGVLVL, from the coding sequence ATGCATAAACCGACTGTTTTGTTTATCTGTACCCATAACTCCGCCAGATCACAAATGGCCGAAGGATATCTCAAAAACCGATATGGAGATCGGTATACTACATATAGCGCAGGGACTGAAGTTACCCATGTCCATCCTCTTGCCATAGAGGTCATGGATGAGATTGGCATTGATATATCACATCATCGTTCAAAACCGCTCCTGGAATTTTTCGATACTGATATTGATTTCGTTGTTACGGTCTGCGATGGGGCAAAATCAGTCTGTCCGGTTTTTCCCGGAGCAAAGAAGACAATCCATCAGGGCTTTATTGATCCATCTTCAGTGATAGGATCTGATGAAGAGAAATTATCGGCATTCCGGGCTGTACGGGATGAAATTATTAGATGGATTGACGAGAATGTCAAACCTGGCGGAGTTCTTGTTTTATAA
- the hgcB gene encoding mercury methylation ferredoxin HgcB gives MFHSYLDNSLKFYKNRCINCKRCTEVCPHGVFSAGKSHVNLVYQVRCMECGACALNCPVQAIEVESGVGCAWAMISAALRGRDMDSGECSCGGDAGSCCGMK, from the coding sequence ATGTTTCATTCATATCTTGACAACTCTTTGAAATTTTATAAGAATAGATGCATCAACTGTAAACGATGCACCGAGGTTTGCCCTCATGGTGTGTTTTCTGCTGGAAAATCTCATGTTAATCTTGTATATCAAGTCCGGTGCATGGAGTGTGGTGCATGTGCATTGAATTGTCCGGTTCAGGCAATTGAGGTTGAGAGTGGTGTGGGATGTGCCTGGGCAATGATTAGTGCTGCTCTTCGGGGGAGAGATATGGATAGTGGTGAGTGCAGTTGTGGAGGAGATGCAGGGTCTTGTTGTGGTATGAAATAG
- the hgcA gene encoding mercury methylation corrinoid protein HgcA, with protein MTPEHNMETSCCCSCSEPDTACSYSIPQTDSNITIANRIDHILARWGYKRSGHVVRPGLYRLGNPDADSPVFASANYTISFDTLRLNLKGFDAYILVLDTKGINVWCAAGKGTFGTDELVKRIESTGLSHIVSHRNIIVPQLGAPGISAHMVKQRSGFTVEYGPVRAADLPEYMRTGKATSEMRKVSFPIQDRLVLIPIELVHVAIPTIIISIILWLLAGPAAGVAAIAAVITGTVLFPILLPYLPTQDFSMKGFILGGVCAVPFSAMYAQSADLPEWALAAGAIVPLLIIPAVVAYLGLNFTGSTPYTSRTGVKKEIFRYVPIMAVMTGIGSVIGIVLSIFRLAGVI; from the coding sequence ATGACACCGGAGCATAACATGGAAACATCATGCTGTTGTTCATGTTCAGAACCGGATACAGCCTGTTCTTATTCAATACCTCAAACAGACTCAAATATTACTATTGCAAACAGAATTGATCATATCCTGGCCAGATGGGGATATAAACGCTCAGGTCATGTAGTTCGACCAGGCCTTTATCGATTGGGCAATCCTGATGCTGATTCACCGGTCTTTGCATCTGCAAATTACACTATCAGCTTTGATACTCTTCGATTAAACCTGAAGGGATTTGATGCATACATCCTTGTACTGGACACAAAAGGGATTAATGTCTGGTGTGCAGCAGGAAAAGGGACCTTTGGTACTGATGAACTGGTAAAAAGAATTGAATCAACAGGGCTGTCTCACATTGTTTCCCATCGGAATATTATCGTCCCACAATTGGGTGCGCCCGGGATATCTGCGCATATGGTTAAACAGAGATCCGGGTTTACGGTTGAATATGGTCCGGTACGGGCTGCTGATCTTCCTGAATATATGAGAACCGGGAAGGCTACCTCTGAAATGCGTAAGGTATCCTTTCCTATACAGGATCGGCTTGTATTAATACCAATAGAACTGGTACATGTTGCCATTCCGACCATCATTATCTCTATCATTCTTTGGTTGTTAGCAGGACCAGCGGCCGGAGTTGCTGCAATCGCTGCTGTCATAACCGGTACTGTCCTCTTTCCAATACTCCTACCCTATCTCCCGACTCAGGACTTCTCAATGAAGGGATTTATTCTGGGAGGAGTATGTGCAGTTCCATTCTCGGCGATGTATGCACAATCAGCAGATCTTCCGGAATGGGCACTGGCTGCAGGAGCAATTGTCCCTCTTTTGATTATTCCTGCAGTTGTTGCATACCTGGGACTGAATTTTACCGGGTCCACGCCATATACTTCACGAACTGGGGTAAAAAAGGAGATATTCAGATATGTTCCCATAATGGCTGTCATGACAGGTATCGGGTCGGTCATTGGAATAGTTCTTAGTATTTTTCGATTAGCAGGAGTGATCTGA
- the hgcC gene encoding HgcAB-associated protein HgcC, with the protein MAKEKPEDDKHTDRNFCSCDQKTTCKVESILTIDERGQMVLPKDIRERADIKPGDKLALISWEKEGTICCMALMKAENLSGMVKDVLSPLMNDTGA; encoded by the coding sequence ATGGCCAAAGAAAAACCGGAAGATGATAAGCATACTGACCGCAATTTCTGTAGTTGTGACCAGAAGACGACATGCAAGGTTGAATCCATTCTCACGATTGATGAACGGGGTCAGATGGTCTTACCAAAAGATATCAGGGAACGTGCCGATATTAAACCCGGAGACAAACTGGCTCTCATCAGTTGGGAGAAAGAAGGTACTATCTGTTGTATGGCACTGATGAAGGCAGAAAACCTGAGCGGGATGGTAAAAGATGTCCTCTCTCCACTCATGAATGACACCGGAGCATAA
- a CDS encoding alpha/beta hydrolase: MYGDEYCHYLEEGDLVVVSAPEGGEIGQAMILLELIRKYHAPLVVLPKGHPGSKRLTMVVSAGDHIEINCSIQRGTHPEQHLLCGSEDLAGIVLKRSEMGVDITGGDQMSITSLDRMIIPSLS; encoded by the coding sequence ATGTACGGCGATGAATATTGTCACTATCTGGAAGAGGGGGATCTGGTTGTGGTTTCTGCACCTGAAGGAGGGGAGATTGGACAGGCGATGATACTTTTAGAACTCATCCGGAAGTATCATGCTCCCCTGGTAGTCCTCCCCAAAGGACATCCGGGGAGTAAACGACTTACCATGGTTGTGTCTGCCGGAGATCATATCGAGATAAACTGCTCAATACAGCGGGGGACCCATCCTGAACAACATCTGCTCTGTGGTTCTGAAGATTTGGCAGGAATAGTACTGAAACGATCAGAAATGGGAGTTGATATAACCGGGGGAGATCAGATGTCCATAACGTCACTGGATCGGATGATTATTCCTTCTCTTTCCTGA